From Thermogemmata fonticola, one genomic window encodes:
- a CDS encoding HPF/RaiA family ribosome-associated protein, whose amino-acid sequence MQLPMQITFHNMEPDADVEQMVRERANKLERFYERIMSCRVVIDIPHRHHKNGNMYQIRLDITVPGGEIAVSREAPGHTPAKALPIAIKEAFEAAIRQLEDYVRKLRHDVKHLESLPHAKVRIVFPDQDYGFLITADGREIYFHKNALVNAELRDLQPGTEVAFVEQMGEKGPQASTVRVVGRHGHA is encoded by the coding sequence ATGCAACTGCCCATGCAGATCACCTTCCACAACATGGAACCGGATGCGGATGTCGAACAGATGGTCCGGGAGCGGGCCAATAAACTGGAACGATTCTACGAACGCATCATGTCCTGCCGGGTGGTGATCGACATTCCTCACCGCCATCACAAAAATGGCAACATGTATCAGATTCGGCTGGATATTACTGTGCCTGGCGGGGAGATTGCCGTCTCGCGGGAAGCACCGGGCCACACTCCGGCCAAGGCCCTCCCGATTGCGATCAAGGAAGCGTTTGAAGCGGCCATCCGCCAGTTGGAGGATTACGTCCGCAAGCTGCGGCATGATGTCAAGCACCTGGAATCTCTGCCGCACGCCAAGGTCCGGATCGTCTTCCCCGATCAGGATTATGGCTTCCTGATCACTGCGGATGGGCGGGAAATCTACTTCCACAAGAACGCCTTGGTCAACGCGGAGCTGCGGGACTTACAGCCGGGGACCGAGGTGGCCTTTGTGGAGCAGATGGGGGAGAAGGGACCCCAGGCCAGCACCGTGCGGGTGGTGGGCCGGCATGGCCACGCTTGA
- the pruA gene encoding L-glutamate gamma-semialdehyde dehydrogenase, which produces MGREPTVPISAAAIEDRTQQWGREIFARAEQFAPQPLSRTWFDDHLLRLGMHHSALKVQLFRFVDTLPTLSQAEDVADHLLAYLREAQSDLPRWVQATLPLLPRRGLPSRWLATLAQWSVRRLARRFIAGTSLEEVLQTLQVLRQRQLAFTLDLLGEATLTEAEADAVQRQYLHLLEGLTPSVHSWPEQPLLDRDDRGPIPRVNISIKLSALYSQFDPMDPERVSGAVRQRLRPILSLARQRGAFVNFDMEHYAVKDLTLHIFRDVLSESEFRDWTDVGIALQAYLKETPADLQELLQWTQRVRGYPVWIRLVKGAYWDYETVLAAQNGWPVPVFTRKWQSDAAFEQLSDFLLEQSEWLRPAFGSHNIRSLAHVLAAAEAREMPLPRFEFQMLYGMGEPIQDALRSLGCRVRIYTPFGQLLPGMAYLVRRLLENSSNDSFLRQGFAEGTSEEVLLMNPQNQAAATPTSLRMSQPSPPSHPIRPMSGGGRGDDGLSLSSANDGPFLSPADLPDWPAFRNEPHTDFSRLRAQEQMRAALQRVRSQFGGTYPLVIAGQAVAGARWLESVNPSRLAEIVGRVALASPEQAQAAIAAARQAFPRWRDTPVRERAELLRRLAEEFRQRRWDLSAWIIYETGKPWREADADVAEAIDFCEYYAREMLRLAVPRTCHVPGEDNLYFYEPRGVAVVIAPWNFPLAILTGMATAALVAGNTVILKPAEQSSVVAAQLMDCLQAAGAPPNVVQFLPGIGEEIGPILVEHPDVSIITFTGSMRVGLWIQEAAARTPPGQDHVKRVIAEMGGKNAIIVDADADLDEAVKGVVDSAFGYSGQKCSACSRVIVLEPIYKAFLDRLIEATRSLVIAPADDPSCFIGPVIDAEARQRIESTIAAAEHYARLVYRASVGPLAQQGFYVGPAIFTDVPEDSPLAQEEIFGPVLAVLRAKDLEDALRIANGTPYALTGGCYTRHPEHLRRVIAEFRVGNLYINRKITGALVERQPFGGFKRSGIGSKAGGPDYLLQFLWPRTVTINQLRRGFAPDTVGD; this is translated from the coding sequence ATGGGTCGTGAGCCGACAGTGCCCATCTCCGCCGCGGCCATCGAGGACCGCACCCAGCAATGGGGCCGGGAAATTTTTGCGCGGGCGGAGCAGTTCGCCCCTCAGCCCCTGTCGCGCACTTGGTTCGATGACCACCTCTTGCGCCTCGGCATGCACCATAGCGCGCTGAAGGTCCAGCTCTTCCGTTTTGTCGATACGTTGCCCACCCTCTCCCAGGCCGAGGATGTCGCTGACCATCTCCTCGCCTACCTCCGGGAAGCGCAGAGCGATCTGCCCCGGTGGGTGCAGGCAACTCTGCCCCTTTTACCGCGACGGGGACTGCCGTCGCGCTGGCTCGCCACTCTCGCCCAGTGGTCGGTCCGCCGCCTGGCGCGCCGCTTCATCGCCGGCACCTCCCTCGAAGAAGTCTTGCAAACCCTTCAGGTTTTGCGCCAGCGCCAGTTGGCTTTCACCCTGGACCTGCTCGGCGAAGCCACCCTCACGGAGGCGGAAGCCGATGCTGTGCAACGCCAGTACCTCCACCTGCTCGAAGGACTGACACCGAGCGTCCACTCCTGGCCGGAACAACCCCTGCTCGATCGTGATGATCGCGGACCTATCCCCCGCGTCAACATCTCGATCAAGCTCTCTGCACTTTACAGCCAATTCGACCCGATGGATCCGGAGCGGGTCAGCGGCGCCGTCCGCCAGCGCCTACGCCCCATCCTGAGCCTGGCCCGGCAACGCGGCGCCTTCGTCAATTTCGACATGGAACATTATGCGGTCAAGGACTTGACCTTGCACATCTTCCGAGATGTTCTGAGTGAGTCAGAGTTCCGGGACTGGACTGACGTCGGCATCGCCCTGCAAGCCTATCTGAAGGAGACACCCGCCGACCTCCAGGAGCTGCTCCAGTGGACCCAGCGCGTCCGGGGCTATCCCGTGTGGATTCGGCTGGTCAAGGGGGCCTACTGGGATTACGAAACAGTCCTCGCAGCCCAGAACGGCTGGCCCGTTCCCGTCTTCACGCGCAAGTGGCAAAGCGATGCTGCCTTTGAGCAGCTCAGCGATTTCCTCCTGGAACAAAGCGAATGGCTGCGCCCCGCCTTTGGCAGCCATAACATTCGCAGTCTGGCTCACGTGCTAGCCGCTGCCGAAGCACGGGAAATGCCGCTGCCCCGCTTTGAGTTCCAGATGCTCTATGGCATGGGGGAACCCATTCAGGACGCCCTGCGGTCGTTAGGCTGCCGCGTCCGAATCTACACCCCCTTTGGCCAACTTTTACCCGGCATGGCTTACTTAGTCCGCCGTCTGTTGGAAAACTCATCGAATGATTCCTTCCTCCGCCAAGGGTTCGCGGAGGGAACCTCCGAGGAGGTTCTACTCATGAATCCCCAGAATCAGGCTGCTGCTACGCCTACTTCTCTACGGATGTCCCAACCCTCCCCTCCGTCCCATCCTATTCGCCCAATGTCAGGAGGTGGAAGGGGAGACGATGGACTATCCCTGTCATCGGCAAACGATGGACCGTTCCTATCCCCGGCGGATCTACCCGATTGGCCGGCGTTCCGCAATGAGCCGCACACTGACTTCAGCCGACTCCGGGCGCAGGAACAGATGCGTGCGGCCTTGCAGCGGGTCCGCAGTCAGTTCGGCGGCACCTATCCATTGGTGATTGCGGGGCAGGCCGTGGCAGGTGCCCGCTGGCTGGAGAGCGTCAATCCGTCGCGCCTAGCGGAGATTGTGGGCCGGGTTGCCTTGGCCTCCCCGGAGCAGGCCCAGGCGGCGATTGCGGCCGCTCGCCAGGCTTTCCCCCGCTGGCGGGACACACCAGTGCGAGAACGCGCCGAGCTATTGCGCCGTCTGGCCGAGGAGTTCCGCCAACGTCGCTGGGACCTGAGCGCCTGGATCATCTACGAAACTGGCAAGCCCTGGCGTGAGGCCGACGCTGATGTCGCCGAAGCCATCGACTTCTGCGAGTATTACGCGCGCGAGATGCTCCGCCTGGCGGTGCCACGGACTTGCCATGTGCCGGGAGAGGACAATTTGTACTTTTACGAACCGCGGGGAGTCGCTGTGGTCATCGCGCCCTGGAACTTTCCGCTAGCGATCCTCACCGGCATGGCCACGGCTGCTCTGGTCGCCGGGAATACTGTCATTCTCAAACCCGCGGAGCAATCCTCGGTCGTGGCGGCCCAATTGATGGACTGCCTTCAGGCGGCGGGAGCACCGCCGAATGTCGTCCAATTCCTGCCCGGAATCGGGGAAGAGATCGGCCCGATCCTCGTGGAACATCCCGATGTCTCGATCATCACATTCACCGGCTCGATGCGAGTCGGTTTGTGGATTCAGGAGGCGGCGGCGCGTACTCCTCCAGGCCAGGATCACGTCAAACGGGTGATTGCGGAGATGGGGGGAAAAAACGCAATCATCGTGGATGCCGATGCCGATTTGGATGAAGCGGTCAAAGGAGTCGTGGATTCGGCCTTTGGTTACAGCGGCCAGAAATGCTCGGCCTGTTCGCGAGTCATCGTTTTGGAGCCGATTTATAAGGCCTTTCTGGATCGGCTAATCGAGGCAACCCGCAGCCTGGTGATCGCTCCGGCGGATGACCCGTCGTGTTTTATCGGTCCTGTGATCGACGCCGAAGCGCGGCAGCGAATCGAGAGCACCATAGCCGCGGCGGAACATTATGCCCGCCTGGTGTACCGCGCCTCGGTAGGCCCCCTGGCACAGCAGGGGTTTTACGTCGGACCGGCGATCTTCACGGATGTTCCCGAAGACTCGCCGCTGGCTCAGGAGGAAATTTTCGGTCCTGTTCTGGCCGTCTTGCGGGCGAAAGACTTGGAGGATGCCCTGCGGATCGCCAATGGCACCCCTTACGCTCTCACCGGCGGCTGCTACACACGCCATCCGGAACATCTGCGCCGAGTCATTGCCGAGTTCCGAGTTGGGAACTTGTATATCAATCGAAAGATCACTGGTGCTTTGGTGGAACGGCAGCCCTTCGGGGGCTTCAAACGCAGTGGCATCGGGTCCAAGGCGGGCGGGCCGGATTATCTGCTCCAATTCCTCTGGCCGCGCACTGTGACCATCAATCAACTGCGCCGGGGGTTCGCCCCCGATACCGTCGGCGACTGA
- a CDS encoding DUF2267 domain-containing protein produces the protein MSQTGLEAFDSTIQTTNIWLNGIMERMGWTDRHRAYSALRSVLHALRDHMTVDVAASFAAQLPLLIRGVFYEGWHPAGKPIKDRHRSAFLEQVRREFRGYPEADIEEVVKAVLQEISRHVTTGEVEGVKQILPHEIRALWP, from the coding sequence ATGAGCCAAACAGGATTGGAAGCCTTCGACAGCACGATTCAGACGACCAACATCTGGCTCAACGGGATCATGGAGCGGATGGGTTGGACAGATCGACATCGGGCGTATAGTGCCCTGCGGTCGGTGCTGCATGCGTTGCGGGACCATATGACCGTGGATGTGGCGGCTTCGTTTGCGGCTCAGCTTCCTTTGCTCATCCGCGGGGTGTTCTACGAAGGCTGGCATCCGGCGGGCAAACCGATCAAAGACCGCCATCGCTCGGCCTTTCTGGAGCAGGTCCGTCGCGAGTTTCGGGGCTACCCGGAGGCCGACATCGAGGAAGTGGTCAAGGCGGTGCTGCAAGAGATCTCACGCCATGTCACGACGGGGGAAGTCGAAGGGGTGAAGCAAATCCTCCCCCATGAAATTCGGGCGCTTTGGCCGTGA
- the cysC gene encoding adenylyl-sulfate kinase, with protein METIQPTQIFYHPGAVTREERRALLRQSGGTLWFTGLSGSGKSTLAVALEQVLIQRGHAAYVLDGDNIRFGLNAGPKILMESRGYSEEQARRFGLGFSAADREENIRRIGEVARLFADAGVFALTSFISPYRKDRDAVRRIHEQNKGGPLPFIEIYVSTPLSWCEERDPKGLYQQARAAVAAGRGMGFTGIDDPYEPPLHPELTYDASRQSVEEGVAMILNYLHERGLLDPGGSSGSRLTV; from the coding sequence ATGGAAACCATTCAACCCACTCAGATTTTCTATCATCCCGGCGCGGTGACACGTGAGGAGCGGCGAGCGTTGCTCCGCCAAAGCGGGGGAACGCTGTGGTTCACCGGATTATCGGGTTCCGGCAAAAGCACGCTGGCCGTGGCCCTGGAACAGGTGCTGATCCAGCGGGGCCACGCCGCCTATGTGCTCGATGGCGACAATATCCGCTTCGGACTGAACGCCGGGCCAAAGATCCTCATGGAAAGCCGGGGGTATTCGGAAGAGCAGGCGCGGCGCTTTGGCCTGGGCTTCAGTGCGGCGGATCGAGAGGAGAACATCCGGCGGATCGGGGAGGTGGCCCGCCTGTTTGCTGACGCCGGGGTGTTTGCCCTGACCAGTTTCATCAGCCCCTATCGCAAGGACCGGGATGCAGTACGGCGGATTCACGAGCAGAACAAGGGCGGCCCGCTGCCGTTTATCGAGATTTACGTGAGCACGCCGTTATCCTGGTGCGAGGAGCGGGACCCCAAAGGGCTGTATCAGCAGGCGCGGGCTGCTGTGGCTGCCGGGCGCGGCATGGGCTTCACGGGCATCGACGATCCTTACGAACCCCCCCTTCATCCGGAACTAACCTACGACGCTTCCCGTCAGAGTGTGGAAGAGGGGGTGGCGATGATCCTGAATTATCTGCACGAGCGCGGCTTGCTGGATCCGGGCGGCTCTTCCGGGTCGCGGCTGACAGTCTAA
- a CDS encoding serine/threonine protein kinase, with protein MTIDKIGRFTVLETLGGGAHSSVLRIRREEDGREYVLKLISIDSPEDLKYLDQARHEFRVGQMLQHPNLVKVYALEVEKGWFTGPKKARLLIEYAPGTPMDKLPLLRLPKLLRVLERIADALTHMHKQGVYHGDMKPGNLIYDRGTRVKVIDYGLAWIRGEGKNRVQGTPEYMAPETVEHKIINERTDIYNFGATMYRLTTLQLPPCWVPPEGGLPLNSRLFLEQLKPVRSLNPAVPERLAELIHACLQPNAHKRPERMSVIQGVLDELADAAAAQLDPAEWEE; from the coding sequence ATGACGATTGACAAAATCGGCAGGTTCACGGTCTTGGAAACCCTCGGTGGAGGCGCTCACAGTAGCGTCCTCCGCATTCGCCGCGAAGAGGATGGGCGCGAGTATGTCCTTAAGCTCATCTCCATTGATAGTCCGGAAGACCTGAAATATCTCGACCAGGCCCGGCATGAGTTCCGCGTCGGGCAGATGCTCCAGCATCCGAACTTGGTCAAGGTGTACGCCCTGGAAGTCGAGAAGGGCTGGTTCACAGGGCCGAAGAAGGCCCGCCTGCTCATCGAATATGCGCCGGGCACGCCGATGGACAAGCTCCCCTTGCTGCGCCTGCCGAAACTGCTGCGGGTGCTGGAACGGATCGCCGACGCCCTCACCCACATGCATAAGCAAGGGGTCTATCACGGAGATATGAAACCAGGCAACTTGATCTACGATCGCGGCACGCGGGTCAAGGTCATCGACTATGGCTTAGCCTGGATTAGGGGGGAAGGCAAGAACCGCGTGCAAGGAACGCCGGAATACATGGCCCCGGAGACGGTGGAGCACAAGATCATCAACGAACGGACGGACATTTACAACTTCGGCGCCACCATGTACCGCTTGACCACCTTGCAACTCCCCCCCTGCTGGGTGCCTCCGGAAGGCGGATTGCCCCTAAATTCTCGGCTATTCCTGGAACAGCTCAAGCCGGTCCGTTCGCTCAATCCGGCGGTTCCTGAGCGACTGGCGGAGTTGATCCACGCCTGCCTCCAACCGAATGCCCACAAACGCCCCGAACGGATGAGCGTGATTCAAGGGGTGCTCGATGAATTGGCCGATGCCGCTGCCGCTCAGCTCGATCCTGCGGAATGGGAAGAGTGA
- a CDS encoding TIGR03000 domain-containing protein codes for MMPRNQTKAKGPSHARVPRWVFPTLGVIVLGVGLPLSVRAQTVAVIGTETGGVPAPDAGRVEESGVSGPKTASDPPSPLPSGKAVEPSGHLIRRKDWEARLKPVSPLPPAAEAPRWNITAAVGPPFGPGYYPSGWPYGPRVAPPWSYPGLAAGPYVGYPWGFPGYSARAGSFWSNGLSLYGPPVPVYGPIPGVFGNEDLVRQWRAVPNPGFPFGWVGIFAASPRVKNPTVRVWPALEAIGETTPGHSPSIAPSTPDAPLPGSTLPLPRPTSSAGCLTLSIRVPQPAAEVWINDYKTQQTGLERLFESPPLPEDRLYDYQVTVRWQQGGQWRQESRRVQGRPGEVLRVDFTR; via the coding sequence ATGATGCCGAGGAACCAAACCAAAGCCAAAGGTCCGAGCCACGCGCGCGTTCCGCGGTGGGTTTTTCCCACTCTCGGCGTGATCGTGCTGGGAGTCGGCTTGCCGCTGTCGGTTCGCGCTCAAACCGTCGCTGTCATCGGCACTGAAACCGGAGGAGTTCCGGCCCCAGATGCCGGCCGGGTCGAAGAATCGGGAGTTTCGGGACCAAAAACTGCTTCCGACCCGCCCTCACCTCTACCCTCTGGCAAAGCGGTGGAGCCTTCAGGCCATCTGATCCGGCGTAAGGACTGGGAAGCCCGCCTCAAACCCGTTTCTCCCTTACCTCCTGCGGCAGAAGCGCCGCGGTGGAACATCACAGCCGCAGTCGGCCCCCCCTTCGGGCCGGGGTACTATCCCAGCGGTTGGCCTTACGGACCCCGCGTGGCGCCGCCCTGGAGTTATCCCGGTTTGGCCGCTGGTCCCTATGTGGGTTATCCCTGGGGTTTTCCAGGTTATTCTGCGCGGGCCGGCAGTTTCTGGTCCAATGGTCTGAGTCTCTATGGTCCGCCTGTGCCAGTGTACGGTCCCATTCCGGGGGTTTTTGGTAACGAAGACTTGGTCCGCCAATGGCGCGCGGTTCCTAATCCCGGTTTCCCGTTTGGATGGGTGGGCATTTTCGCGGCCTCGCCCCGCGTGAAGAATCCCACTGTCCGCGTCTGGCCCGCCCTGGAAGCAATCGGCGAAACCACTCCGGGCCACTCTCCCAGCATCGCTCCCAGCACGCCGGATGCGCCGCTTCCAGGATCAACCCTCCCCTTGCCTCGCCCCACGTCGTCCGCCGGATGCCTTACCCTCTCCATCCGCGTACCCCAACCCGCCGCTGAGGTCTGGATCAACGATTACAAAACGCAACAGACCGGGTTGGAGCGGTTGTTTGAATCTCCTCCCTTGCCAGAGGATCGCTTGTACGACTACCAGGTGACGGTCCGCTGGCAACAGGGGGGACAGTGGCGGCAGGAGAGCCGGCGGGTCCAGGGCCGCCCTGGCGAAGTCCTGCGCGTGGACTTTACCCGATAA
- a CDS encoding alpha/beta hydrolase: MPDDDFYRLRRSKPSGPGQLRVPGARRRPCPVFLPAEYQPKYPYPLVLLLHPHGSDEWETLARVPHLSNRNYIVLCPRGSRPVTPNSYGQIRWSWTEGQPADIGYLQRLLDAACQRWSTPNPRVYVIGVGQAAVLAERLAASYLGAISGLALLHPAAEHIRQGTLGQAIRPGLRLFLGAEVRPPLSRSAIRRLAAHYRRLGAAVQQESWPFGSPWYLQGLRRINRWIMDAIPAAALPVSRPAALLYGLKPGLAVSQS; the protein is encoded by the coding sequence ATGCCGGACGATGATTTTTACCGGCTCCGCCGAAGCAAACCTTCCGGTCCGGGCCAATTGCGGGTGCCGGGAGCGCGCCGCCGACCCTGCCCTGTCTTCCTTCCCGCGGAATACCAGCCGAAATACCCCTACCCGTTAGTTCTGCTACTCCATCCTCACGGCAGCGACGAGTGGGAAACTCTGGCGCGCGTACCCCACCTGAGCAACCGCAACTACATCGTGCTCTGCCCCCGCGGCAGCCGCCCTGTCACTCCCAATAGCTACGGCCAGATCCGTTGGAGCTGGACGGAAGGACAGCCGGCTGACATCGGCTATCTGCAACGCCTGCTCGATGCGGCCTGCCAACGCTGGAGCACCCCCAACCCGCGGGTCTACGTCATCGGTGTCGGTCAGGCTGCCGTGCTAGCCGAACGTTTGGCTGCCTCCTATCTGGGGGCGATCTCTGGCCTGGCTTTGCTCCATCCCGCGGCGGAACACATCCGGCAAGGAACGCTCGGCCAAGCGATCCGACCGGGTCTGCGTTTGTTTCTGGGAGCAGAAGTACGCCCCCCCCTATCCCGTTCGGCCATCCGCCGCTTGGCCGCTCACTACCGCCGTCTGGGAGCGGCGGTGCAGCAGGAAAGCTGGCCCTTCGGCTCGCCCTGGTATCTCCAGGGTTTGCGCCGCATCAATCGCTGGATCATGGATGCCATACCCGCAGCCGCCCTTCCCGTATCGCGGCCCGCCGCCCTCTTGTATGGTCTGAAACCGGGCCTCGCCGTGTCACAATCGTAG
- a CDS encoding WD40 repeat domain-containing protein, translating into MYRRMIGMIVLLVICTTLASGRAQPPVESQPPREAGQADSLVPLTRGIKVLLNVYLPLDSGKNIRVNIHYYSDRTTIIPLPVWVIVGEPEVFLEGKWQTRPPVWAPQAGDSKNPLRIRFRLLNLLADEKTRKVVYDHLRQVAKSQPNQVQIHFDQPKLAEDKFTVSLFRVRDKGPLMLVAGPQQISQVCLQDSEGGWVEMEIPPQNLSPAPQLQQLRVQVHGPIYAQLRREQISATVSQLRYSYHQLLNDIKPKYHSAQPDYLLFFPTKQGVAEQQTSFDRFLFQYLSIELSVRQDLSANDRTFPESMLRELVRMTIKEVELQQIQDQQTVTILLGQQVHITATLGEIRQLASKKRAEREQALKEALDRHYKYQQQQSRESSSESSSQKSSVRGGGISVGFRTPVYGVTASGTYFEGGSNKSSNKSSEKSSEASSQENDYKHNLEYLQKALDELQQHFQGSMKTLSGVALNQKSLSQSFEQLEGSYKQYQFVTDWYRYDWPPISLTMSADILGCMQMMEERYRQVTDAEQKLQQSLEAANKQLQVLRAAMQDNAKDYQKFWQLLTRCQQELAEIQKQVSQLPQGKLQENIRQLSQRLEMLEMFLVGQAQRVLAGHQNYVYRVAASRDGGVVVSGGKDGQVLVWDGVRGQLRHRLEGHRGGVLGVSVSGDGGVVVSGGSDGQVLVWDGRSGQLRHRLEGHRGWVNGVSVSGDGGVVVSGGSDGQVLVWDGGSGQLRHRLEGHKGWVLGVSVSGDGRVIVSGGEDRTVRVWDVESGRLLHTLEGHSDWVRGVSVSADGRLVVSGSDDRTVRVNYLPLIALTKANPR; encoded by the coding sequence ATGTATCGCCGAATGATCGGAATGATTGTTCTGCTGGTGATTTGTACAACTCTGGCCTCGGGACGGGCACAACCCCCGGTGGAGTCTCAACCTCCACGGGAAGCGGGCCAAGCAGATAGTTTGGTTCCCCTGACCAGGGGAATCAAAGTTCTGCTGAATGTCTACTTGCCCCTGGATTCCGGAAAAAACATTAGGGTGAACATCCATTACTACTCCGATCGTACGACGATCATTCCCCTGCCGGTGTGGGTGATTGTGGGAGAACCGGAGGTCTTCCTAGAAGGGAAGTGGCAAACCCGACCGCCAGTTTGGGCACCGCAAGCCGGGGATAGCAAAAACCCGCTCAGGATCCGCTTTCGCCTCCTCAATCTGCTAGCAGACGAGAAGACCCGCAAGGTCGTATACGATCATTTACGCCAAGTGGCCAAGTCACAACCGAATCAGGTCCAAATCCACTTCGATCAACCAAAACTCGCGGAGGATAAGTTTACTGTCTCATTGTTTCGCGTCAGGGATAAAGGGCCCCTGATGTTGGTCGCCGGTCCTCAGCAGATCTCCCAAGTATGCCTTCAAGATTCAGAGGGGGGATGGGTCGAAATGGAGATCCCGCCTCAGAATTTATCCCCGGCGCCTCAATTGCAGCAATTGCGTGTTCAAGTTCACGGTCCGATATATGCCCAACTCCGGCGGGAGCAAATCTCCGCCACGGTCAGCCAGCTCCGCTACTCGTACCACCAACTCCTCAACGATATCAAGCCGAAGTATCACTCGGCCCAGCCGGATTATCTCCTCTTCTTCCCTACAAAACAAGGTGTAGCGGAGCAACAGACCAGCTTTGATCGATTCCTGTTCCAGTACCTCTCGATTGAGTTGTCCGTGCGGCAGGACCTTTCGGCCAACGACCGCACCTTTCCCGAAAGCATGCTCCGTGAACTCGTTCGCATGACCATCAAAGAGGTGGAATTGCAACAAATTCAGGACCAGCAGACCGTGACGATCCTGCTCGGCCAGCAGGTCCACATCACGGCGACCTTGGGCGAAATCCGCCAGCTTGCCTCGAAAAAGCGGGCAGAACGGGAGCAGGCCCTCAAGGAAGCCCTCGATCGTCACTACAAGTATCAGCAGCAGCAATCGCGGGAAAGCAGCTCTGAGAGTTCCTCGCAAAAAAGCAGTGTTCGGGGTGGGGGGATTTCCGTGGGATTCCGAACCCCTGTCTACGGTGTGACGGCTTCGGGGACTTACTTTGAGGGGGGCTCCAACAAATCCAGCAACAAGTCCTCTGAGAAATCCTCCGAAGCGTCCAGCCAAGAAAACGACTACAAACACAATCTCGAATACCTCCAAAAAGCTTTGGATGAATTGCAGCAACACTTCCAGGGGAGCATGAAAACCCTCTCCGGTGTGGCTCTGAACCAGAAGTCTCTCAGCCAAAGTTTCGAGCAGCTTGAAGGGAGCTACAAGCAGTACCAATTCGTCACAGATTGGTATCGCTACGATTGGCCGCCTATTTCCTTGACCATGTCCGCCGACATTCTCGGCTGCATGCAGATGATGGAGGAGCGGTATCGGCAAGTCACGGATGCAGAACAGAAACTGCAACAATCCCTGGAGGCGGCCAACAAACAGCTCCAGGTGCTGCGTGCTGCGATGCAGGACAATGCCAAGGACTACCAGAAATTCTGGCAGCTGCTCACTCGCTGCCAGCAGGAGTTGGCGGAAATCCAGAAGCAAGTCAGCCAACTGCCGCAGGGCAAACTCCAGGAGAACATCCGGCAACTTTCGCAGCGACTGGAGATGCTGGAAATGTTCCTGGTCGGGCAAGCTCAACGCGTGTTGGCAGGACATCAAAATTACGTTTACCGCGTTGCGGCAAGCCGGGATGGTGGTGTGGTGGTGTCGGGGGGGAAGGATGGTCAGGTGTTGGTGTGGGATGGTGTGCGTGGTCAGTTGCGGCATCGGCTGGAGGGGCACAGGGGTGGGGTGTTGGGTGTTTCCGTGAGTGGTGATGGTGGTGTGGTGGTGTCGGGGGGTAGTGATGGTCAGGTGTTGGTGTGGGATGGGAGGAGTGGTCAGTTGCGGCATCGGCTGGAGGGGCACAGGGGTTGGGTGAATGGTGTTTCCGTGAGTGGGGATGGTGGTGTGGTGGTGTCGGGGGGTAGTGATGGTCAGGTGCTGGTGTGGGATGGTGGGAGTGGTCAGTTGCGGCATCGGCTGGAGGGGCACAAGGGTTGGGTGTTGGGTGTTTCCGTGAGTGGGGATGGTCGGGTAATAGTGTCTGGGGGTGAGGATAGGACGGTGCGGGTGTGGGATGTAGAGAGTGGGCGATTGCTCCATACGCTAGAGGGGCACAGCGATTGGGTGCGGGGTGTCTCCGTGAGTGCTGATGGTCGGCTGGTGGTCTCAGGAAGTGATGATCGCACAGTGCGGGTGAATTACCTGCCGTTGATAGCACTTACCAAAGCCAATCCGCGTTAG